The genome window CCACGCACCCGCAGAAGGAGGCCGGACGGATGACCGACCCCGCCGTCTGCGTCCCCAGGGCCAGCGGCACCATCCGGTCGGCCACCGCCGCGGCCGAGCCGCTCGACGACCCGCCGGGCGTGTGCCCGGGATGGTGAGGGTTCCTGGTCGGGCCGGGGGTGAAGGCGGCGAACTCGGTGGTGACCGTCTTGCCCGGCACCACCGCACCCGCCCCGCGCAGCAGCGCCACGCAGGCCGCATCCGCGGCCGGCCGGTGGCCCTCGTAGATCGGCGACCCGTACGCCGTGGGCATGTCAGCGGTGTCGAAGACGTCCTTCACGCCGACCGGGACGCCGTGCAGCGGTCCCGAGGCCCGCGACCGGTCGCGGGCGCGCGCCTGGGCAAGGGCGTGGTCCGGGTCGAGGAACGCCCACGCCCGGACGGTGGCCTCGCGCGCTTCGATCCGCTCCAGGCAGGCGCGCACCAGGGCCTCGGCGGTGAGGGTGCCCTCGGCGATCCGCCGGGCGGCCTCCCGCGCGCTCAGGAGGGTGAGGTCGGTCATGACAGGCCGGCCGCAGGGCCGGGACGCAGCGACGGGTCGCGAGACGTCCGCATGGTCCTATGGTACGTGACGACCGGAGATCGTTCCGTCCCCGCAGGGTAGGATGGAAGTGTGCGCCTCCCCTTCCAGCCCCCGCTCAAGCCCATGCTCTCCGCGCCCGCCGAGGCCCTGCCCGAAGGCGAGGGGTGGCAGTTCGAGCCGAAGTGGGACGGTTTCCGCACCCTGGTCTGGCGCGACGGCGAGCAGCTCCTGCTGCAGAGCCGCGACGAGCGGCCGATGAACCGCTACTTTCCGGAATTGCTGGCGCCGCTGGCCGCGGCGCTGCCGGAGCGGGCCGTGGTGGACGGCGAGATCGTCATCGTCGGCCCGGACGGCCTCGACTTCGACGCGCTGCTGCTGCGCATCCACCCGGCCGCCTCCCGCGTGGCCCTGCTGGCGGCACAGACCCCGGCGTCCTACGTGGCCTGGGACCTCCTGGCCGTGGACGACGAGGACCTGCGGGCCGTGCCGCTGCGCGTCCGGCGCGGGCGGCTCGAGCAGGTGCTGGCGGCAGCACGCCCGCCCGTGCACCTCTCGCCGGCCACGCGCGACCGGCCCGTGGCCGAGGACTGGTTCCGGCGCTTCGAGGGGGCCGGCCTGGACGGGGTGATGGCCAAGCGGCTGGACGAACCCTACCGGCCGGGCCTGCGCACGACGGTCAAGGTCAAGCACCGCCGCACCGCCGACTGCGTCGTCGCCGGCTTCCGCTGGCACAAAGGCGCGGTGGGGACGATGGTCGGCTCGCTGCTCCTGGGCCTGTACGACGACCAGGGGAGGCTGCACCACGTCGGCGTCGCCGGGGCGTTCCCCACGGCGATGCGCCGCCAGCTCGTCGCCGACTTGGCCCCGCTGCGGGAGCGCGCGCTCGACGGCCACCCCTGGCGGGGCTGGGCGGAAGCGCAGGCCGACGCGGCCGCGCGGGGCCAGCGCCTGCCAGGCGCGACGACCCGGTGGAACCGCGGCAAGGATCTGAGCTGGGAGCCCCTGCGTGCCGAACGCGTCTGCGAGGTCGCCTACGACCACCTGCAGGGCGACCGCTTCCGCCACGCCACGCAGTTCCTGCGCTGGCGGCCGGACAAGCGGCCCGGGGAGTGTACCTACGACCAGCTGGAGGTGGCGCCGCCCTACGAGCTGCGGCGCATCTTCGGGCTGGGGGCGCCATCGGCACGGTCAGCGGCCGGGCGCCGGCGGGCCGGCGGGCGGCGCCAGGGGTCGTCGTCGGGGTCAGGCGGCTCGTGAGGCGGGCGCGCCTCTGCCGGCACGTGCCGGAGGTTCACGCGGATGCGCGTCCACGTGCTGGACCGTCCGCGCATCGCGTCGACGAGGACGTCCTCCGGCCGGAGCCGCGCGGCCGCCTGCGGGTGGCGGGCCTTCCAGCGCTCCAGGCCGGCCAGCGCCTCCTCCAGGTGCTCCGCCTGCGCCACGGTGACGAGGGGGTACCTGGGCCGGCGCCGGCCCGGCTGGACCGCCGGCTGTCCCGCTGGCGCCCCCGACGCGGCCTTCCGGCGCGACGGTGCCACCCTGGGCGGCTCGCCGGCCTGCTTGCGGTAGTGCGGGGGCCAGGGCGCGTCTCCCAGACCGGCCGCCTCCTGCTCGGCCGAGAGGGCCAGCAGCCCGTCGAGGGAGCCGATCGCGGCGTCGATGCCGGCGGCCGGGTCGCCCCGCCCGGCCAGCCGGGCCGGGGCGGTCGCCAGCGTGAAGGCCGCCGGGTCGCAGCCGGGGACCTCGTCCCAGTCGAGCGGCATCGAGACCCGCGCGTCCGGCGTCGGCCGTACCGACCAGGCCGAAGCCACGGTGCGGTCCTTCGCGTTCTGGTTGTAGTCGATGAAGACCCCGTGCCGCTCCTCCTTCCACCACTTGCTGGTGGCGTCCGCGGGGACGCGGCGCTCCACCTCGCGCGCCAGGGCCAGCGCCGCGCGGCGGACCTGGTCGAAGGTCCAGCGGCGGGCGATGCGCACGTTCACGTGCATGCCGCGCCCGCCCGAGGTCTTCGGCCAGCCCCGCAGCCCGTAGGCCTCCAGCACCTCCCGGACCACCAGCGCGACCCGCCGCACCGTCTCCCAGGGGACGCCCGGGCCGGGGTCGAGGTCCAATCGC of Armatimonadota bacterium contains these proteins:
- a CDS encoding ATP-dependent DNA ligase; translated protein: MRLPFQPPLKPMLSAPAEALPEGEGWQFEPKWDGFRTLVWRDGEQLLLQSRDERPMNRYFPELLAPLAAALPERAVVDGEIVIVGPDGLDFDALLLRIHPAASRVALLAAQTPASYVAWDLLAVDDEDLRAVPLRVRRGRLEQVLAAARPPVHLSPATRDRPVAEDWFRRFEGAGLDGVMAKRLDEPYRPGLRTTVKVKHRRTADCVVAGFRWHKGAVGTMVGSLLLGLYDDQGRLHHVGVAGAFPTAMRRQLVADLAPLRERALDGHPWRGWAEAQADAAARGQRLPGATTRWNRGKDLSWEPLRAERVCEVAYDHLQGDRFRHATQFLRWRPDKRPGECTYDQLEVAPPYELRRIFGLGAPSARSAAGRRRAGGRRQGSSSGSGGS
- the ligD gene encoding non-homologous end-joining DNA ligase; amino-acid sequence: MGKAVQAVLETAGHEVVITNPTKVFFPGPGYTKLDLARYYLTVAAAALRGIAGRPLVLKRYVHGVAGEPFFQKRAPSTHPDWIETVELRFPSGRTAREIVVRDAAQLLWVVNLGCIDLNPHPVRADDLEHPDELRLDLDPGPGVPWETVRRVALVVREVLEAYGLRGWPKTSGGRGMHVNVRIARRWTFDQVRRAALALAREVERRVPADATSKWWKEERHGVFIDYNQNAKDRTVASAWSVRPTPDARVSMPLDWDEVPGCDPAAFTLATAPARLAGRGDPAAGIDAAIGSLDGLLALSAEQEAAGLGDAPWPPHYRKQAGEPPRVAPSRRKAASGAPAGQPAVQPGRRRPRYPLVTVAQAEHLEEALAGLERWKARHPQAAARLRPEDVLVDAMRGRSSTWTRIRVNLRHVPAEARPPHEPPDPDDDPWRRPPARRRPAADRADGAPSPKMRRSS